The region TAAGTGCCTCCACATTTCTAGCAGTTTTTCGATACCCTTTTCCTTCGCGTTAACAAAAAATTCAGCTTCGTTTTTTCGTCTCCCGCCCTTCTGTCCCCTTTCCCCTCCccactttttgtttgcctgaaAATTGGTTTAATGGCCAAGCGCTttggcaaacacacacacacacagatacgcacGCATACTGGGGCAATTTCGTGGGAAATGCGGGGGTAGAGCGCTCGCGACATGCTCCGTCCCACTCGCTCTGTCAAAGAGGAAAAAGTGCGGTGGCACcgagcaaaataaataaatgaaacaaAACAAGCTTAACAACAAGGGAAACTTTACACAAACTTTGTGCCACGTTGTTGCAGTTGTTGCCGCCGCCGAACCCGATGAGCCCGATAGATGTgtcaataaaatcaatatttgccCTGCCTTTGCGACTAAATGTTCAATTAGCGCATCAATCAAGACGCTTGAGCGAATCAAATGGAAGTCGCTTGTGTATTTTGAGACACTTGATACCGGGCTTATGGGATGATTCGGTGGTGAATATTAACTGTGTGATTAGACCGCAAATATTTAACTAATTAGCTAATAAGTTAAGTCCACACAGAGCCGAAATGTCAGCCACCCAGCAAACTGGGTTCAATTGGGTGAACTGTGGCAAGTAAATTCTGCTGACTCAGCTCGGTAAGTAACCAATATGCATTAGCCTAATCTCCTCGTTAACCAGATGtcaggaagggcgttgaagtacAACATTTTAGACCCATTTCTCCATATCAAAGGGAATAATTTAAAGGACTCAACGTATTTCGGTATCAACGAACCCTATTTTACTTCGACTCACCTTGACTCTTGCTTCAAAAGCAATAGCTTGACTCTCAGCGCAGTCGTGTCTGCGCTGAGAGTCAAGCTATTAACCCCATTTTAATGACCAAAAggggaaattaataaattattaaggaACCAATGCTACATAACTTTAGTACGCGACAGCTGCACGTGTGAAGTAATAACTTTGTTAAAAACAGACCAATTTACCCAATTATATACAATCAAAAGTTGGCAACGAAAACTTTTTCCGTGATCAACAACTTTGATGATATGCAAATTGCTTGCCTTGCGAGGAAAGGGTCCCTGCGTTGGTAAGGCCTTCGTATGGCGTGTGGGATGGATATTCCTGTGGTTTATCTTGCATCTGATTTCGGTTGGCTCTGGCTAGCCGAGCACAAGCCTTGACCGGCAGTTGCACCACACAAAGACATTGGGGCCTGCACTTAATCAAATAAATGGGTCGATCACTGCCGCGGCCTCAACTCGATTGCTCGCTTCGTCTGTTGACGGCGATTGCACGTAATGCGATTTTAGCTGCATTAACAGGACGGGCGAAATTGCAATCATTTATGCGCATTTAAAAGCATTAAGCGCGTAGCAGACGCATTAATCATACGCCACATGTGCCGCCCCCCGTCGTCTGCTCATCGACAGGGCTGGCCTCGTGGCACGGGTAATCATTTGCCATGTTGACTGATTTGCAGCTGCAACGTCGGCTCCCTGGACATCTGCTGCTGACCACGCAGCGCTTTCGTTACGACAGCGCAACCACTGCACCCTGGTCCAGACTCACCTTTTTTGCTTTCCGATTTTAGGAAGAGTGAAATATACctacagaaataataaaatatgtttcaatTTACTAGGGTAGgcacaaacaaaatatatcagTTTTCATTTTACTTTGGCATATGTTTTCAAATACTACTTTTTACTAGATACTAAGTTGTACACCTAAAATGTAGTACGAAAAATTTGAGAACAAGCGTACTTAAACGCAATCAGAAAATTCGACTTCTCTGGGTGATTCAGCTGTTGAGGCAATGACACTGTGTAATTATAGGTCCTGAGTTCGAATATATAAggtttttaaggttttttttttttttttggatcgACTATAGTGTTCTTCCTGGTTTTGGTCTTTAATTATTTGGCCTTGATTTCAAGCTGCATTCTTGGATCGAGTCGTTTGATAATTTTGACTAGTTAAAAGGATAAAAACGTCTGCTTCCCTGATTATAATCTCATCTTTGGAACCGTCTTTAAAATGGTTGCCTTATGAATGTACAATACAACTGTAGTACTAATTACTAATCTTTTTATTGGACgggcgaaaataaataaaagtggcCCAGTGTGCCCCCGAAGCACTGCCACAAAGTCGCACAAAGTTATGCAATGAAACTTGGCAACTGAGAGTGCGTGAGCCCGAGTGCTCGTGTGTGTCCGTGATTTCTGTGCTGGTGCCTGTTTGTGAGCGAAGGCAAATTTATGGCTACATTTATGTGCCCCTAGACCCCTCAGAGGCTATCCGCGGGGCCAACGAGTGTGCGACCCTTCATACATGGTACACCCCCTGGTCGAGTAAATATCCGTGTACAGGGTCTCTGGCGTAAATAATTCACTGTgaatttttaacatattttcaaTTGAATAATTTATGACCCAGAAACAGCCTTCTGCTGTGGAAGGCAAATTACCGGGTTCGCTATGGATACATTTGGGTTCGACTTACTATATATGACAATTTGCGGGACAAAAGTAaaagtttacatttttaattgatgaAAGGAAAGCATAACTCctattctattttatataagtAAATGGTTATAATTAAGATGAAACTCTTTTAAGGACGAAATGTATACTTAATTCTGGAAATAAAGACGTTTAATTAGTGACCGGCAATTAAAATCGGAGAAGTAAGAAGCAACTAGTTGCGCTGTTTGCTCAATTTCTGACGGAAAGACTCTGGTAAgccataaattttaattgcacaTCCGAATAATTAATGCTTGCCACACatgcaatatttttaattactttgtcgtctcatttatttttggccacAAGGTATAAAATTCTCCCACACAAGTGTGCTGCTTGTTGCATAAAACGttgattaaataattattttataaatggcAATCGTTTGTGACTAATTTAATGAGTCAGattgtttcaaattaattgTAATGCCAAATTGCtcaaatacattttgtaaGGAAGTGGCCTAGAGAGTGGTGTCTGCGTTGGTGCTAGCTTTTATTTACAGCACCTAGAgattaaacacattttattggATAATCAACCTACTCAACTTGATTATATATCGAATAATCCCGCGCTTATGGTCTCTCAGAAAGTGCCCaaattgctcatacgccacgttgcCACAGTCCCATCTTATTTCCCATCAGGGCACTCATAAGTTCGATGGTCCCATCGGACCCACTCACATGTCCGTGCTCATCCACTTGATGTTCGGATTCCTATCGCCTCTTGGCATTGACCCACAAATTGCACAATTTTCGTTAACTGCCCAATTTGAATGTCACCGAGGTTCATCGAGGACCCGTCAGTGGACCGCCCGAGCTCGCAGCCTGAGATAATGTGTCGCTCCCTCGGTCAGTGtcacttataaataaaacacagaTTTGTAGCCATTTTGTTCGACGaaaaaattaacttaattTGAAATGCGCTGGTCCGAAAGAGAAAAGAGAAGCCCGAGGCCAAAAGCCCGCAAATATTTTTCCGCTTCAGCGCGCCGTGTACGTGTGTGGAACCGCGTGTGAGTGTGGGTTCGCCTAGGAGTGTGTTTGTGCTCCTTTCGTGGTGGCTTTCGACATTAGGCATGCATTCAAGTTCTTGGGAAAGTTGCCCCAGAGTATCTTGGGTGGCTGTTCCCACTCCCCAGAGCCAGCCGGGATCCCGAAACTTGGCATGTTAAATGGGCGTGGCATCGTCTGCGCCACGTACACGCGAAAACCGACTTTGCAGGAAAATTTAACGCTAAGAAGGGGAGCTCTCAACTGGGGTCTTTTAACATACTTAGCACTTGCTCAGGAAAACGGGCAAAAATAACTAAGTAAAAAATAGAATCTCCATAGGAATATTTTAATCAGTCTCCGTCAAAACTGTGTATGCTGACTTTTTTGTCTTCTTTAGCAAACCACTCTAACAGTCTAACAAAAATGAGAACCTatcttaatttatattattagcATGATTACTTAGCCGATGATCTCGTTGGTTTGTCCAGTCTAGTCAGGGTGAGGCGAGTTATTTATAGATTTATGCCCCCTCACGCCCAGTCGCAAACAATCATTGCCGCCGGAGCCAGGGCTTTGGGCCAAAATCGCTGTGGGCCAATAGTTAATTCGCCATCTGTGTGTGCTTGTGGACTGCTGGTGCCTTTGAGGGCCCGTGCGGGTGAGCTGTAGTCCGCATTATTGCAGCGCGGCTGAGCAAACTACTTTCCTGGGCTGCGCCGACCCTATTTCCTTCCAAGCCACTGGGGGAATCTTTTATATGCTCTCCGGTCTCAGCTTTCGCCCGCCTCTGCCGCGAGCGCCGACTCATGTTGTGTATCCCGTAACATGTCCTGACCTGGCCAATAATTAACCCCTCTATTAATATCCTAGCTGCCAAGGTTCATGTGAGCTGGCCTTACCCAGAAAACTCTCGCAAGCTCAAGGGTATCAGGGTATGGAAGCATGGGTATATTTTACATGTTTTTAGTAAATCCAATACAATTACATTGTTATTCAGCTTTTCGTTGCCTATGGTCCGAGAGCTGCTATACACTGTTTTTGTGGCGGCACAGATTGGGCCATTTGCCATGCCCGCTTGTTGGGTTTATtggttaataaaaaaaggagTTTCCGACAAGTTGAAGATAGTTGAGTTAACAAAAGCTCGCAAGAATACTAAAGATTTTTCAAGTTTTTGCTAATATTTCTTAATAATAACTATCTAGATTTCtcaaatataaacatataaatatatctcTGTCTTTCTTACTAATGGACTATGAGCCAGTGAAGTACACCTAGACTAATTTTCCGGGTCCCTGTTAACTTTCCTGCAGCAACTTTCTGTAAGAACACCCTACAAATTACCATTGCCTTTTATGCCCATTGAGTACTAGGGTATCGATTTCTCCGTACCGAACGCCCCACAAAGTTTCGCCCCATTGTTTGCCAAGTTACCAGCTGTGTAGCTGCGTGCCCCGGCAGTCCTTGCCAATTACCTTTGCAAACAAAGGATCCAAGATGGGAAGGTCTTATGTCATGCTAAATATAGTTGCTCAGCAGTTAATTAACGCGCAGAGACATTTAGAAACAGCGTAATATCAAAGGCAGGGCTGCATCCGGTGGGGTTCCGGCGGCTGCTCGGGGTGAATCCTGCGCACAGCCTTCAGCTCCAGCCTTCTATCCCGATCTCGATCCCTGACCCGCTTCTTGTGGAGGTGGTAGCTGCAGGAGCAGGCCTTGCGGTCCTTCCTTGGGCGCCTATCTTCGTGGTTACAGCAATTTCCCCGATCTCCGTTGCGGTCGCCATACCGCGTCGTATTTTCAGTGGGCCCTCTATCCCGGTTCGTATCTTGATTCCTCACCGAACCTCTTGGACGACGCCCATCCCTATTTCCGTTCCGCTCAGTCCCGCCTCTTTCCCTATCCCTGCCCCGGTCTCTGACCTTTTTGCCGCCTTGTTCCAGCGGAGCCTGAGTTTCCTGCTGCAGAAGCACCCAATCGTACAGAGAATCATTCAACAACGTCTGGTTTTTGAAGAGCACCACGAAAAGCTGACGCAGATACACATAGTCCGGGCTTTCAGCGAAGTGCAGCTCGCGGCAGTACTTCAGGTAGACGTAGAACTCTGTGGGCAGGCCGGCGCAAAGGGCTTGGAGGGATATATTCGCCTTGCACTCGGCTATCCTCTCGTGTTTCTGGACCTGCGACTGGGCCCGGATCCCCTGCCAGGGTAGACGACCGCGCTGGAAGTAGAGCAGCAAGTAGCCCACCGACTCCAGGTCATCCCGTCGACCCTGCTCCGCGTAGTGGGCTCGCACACTGGCGTAGCGAGCCGTGCCCACCAGATCCTTCTTCTCCGAGTAGCCGATGTGCTTCTGGGAGCGCAGGCTGTAGAACTTCTTGGCCAGTCCGAAGTCGATCATGTAGACCTGAGCGCAGTGCCGCCCGAGGCCCATCAGGAAGTTGTCCGGCTTGATGTCGCGGTGGATGAAGCACTTGCGGTGGAGCAGCTCAACGCGGGCCAGGATCTGATCGGCCAGCATCAGGGTGGTCTTCATGCTGAAGGACCGCGCGCAGAGGTTCAGGAGATCCTCCAGGGTGGGCCCCAGCAGGTCCATCACCATGACATTGTACACCCCCTCGGTGGAGAAGTGCCGCAACTTGGGGATACCCTCGCCACCCCGCAGGACCTCGTAGATCTTGGCCTCGCGGGGCAGCATGGGATAGTTGACCGACGCGATCTCCAGTTTTATAGCCACCTTCTCGCCGTACTTGAGGCCCTCGGCTCGATAGAGCTCCCCGAACGAACCGTTTCCAATGCGAGTCAGCAGGCGGTACTTCCCGGCCACTATGATTTCCGGCATAGACTGCTCTCCTTCCGAAGATCTTTGGGATCTCTGGCCTTTGTCCTGGTAgcgatgtggcttatagggtGGTGATGGTTGAGGCTGCTCTGGGCGGAGCTGGATCTGTGGTGGACTGGCATCGGGGCTGCTCTGCCAACGCCTCTCGTCCTGGCCACGCCTCCTCTCCGGTTCTGCCATGCGTTTGGGGGCTTTGCCGAACTTCTACGCCGGCAGAAGAGAAAAGTTTCTGGCAATCAATTGTTGCCACGTTTGATAGGTATGATGTGAAGTATGAGTGAGTTTTCCCAGATCTCAGATCTAAGGTATTGGCAGCCGAATAATAAGACGAAATGGAATatttccaatttaaatttactaacattt is a window of Drosophila biarmipes strain raj3 chromosome 3R, RU_DBia_V1.1, whole genome shotgun sequence DNA encoding:
- the LOC108023813 gene encoding casein kinase I, producing the protein MAEPERRRGQDERRWQSSPDASPPQIQLRPEQPQPSPPYKPHRYQDKGQRSQRSSEGEQSMPEIIVAGKYRLLTRIGNGSFGELYRAEGLKYGEKVAIKLEIASVNYPMLPREAKIYEVLRGGEGIPKLRHFSTEGVYNVMVMDLLGPTLEDLLNLCARSFSMKTTLMLADQILARVELLHRKCFIHRDIKPDNFLMGLGRHCAQVYMIDFGLAKKFYSLRSQKHIGYSEKKDLVGTARYASVRAHYAEQGRRDDLESVGYLLLYFQRGRLPWQGIRAQSQVQKHERIAECKANISLQALCAGLPTEFYVYLKYCRELHFAESPDYVYLRQLFVVLFKNQTLLNDSLYDWVLLQQETQAPLEQGGKKVRDRGRDRERGGTERNGNRDGRRPRGSVRNQDTNRDRGPTENTTRYGDRNGDRGNCCNHEDRRPRKDRKACSCSYHLHKKRVRDRDRDRRLELKAVRRIHPEQPPEPHRMQPCL